In the Sus scrofa isolate TJ Tabasco breed Duroc chromosome 6, Sscrofa11.1, whole genome shotgun sequence genome, one interval contains:
- the FBXO6 gene encoding F-box only protein 6 isoform X2, whose translation MALVSINQLPESILLEVFTHLPARQLLLNCRPVCSLWRDLIDLVTLWKRKCLCEGFVAEDWDQPVADWKVFYFLCSLRRNLLRNPCAEDDMTSWKIDSNGGNHWKVESLPGAHGTDFPDSKVKKYFVTSYGMCLKSQLIDLKAEGYWEELLDKFRPDIVVKDWFAARADCGCTYHIRVQLASADYIVLASFEPPPVTIPQWNDARWTEVSHTFSDYPPGVRHILFQHGGKDTQYWAGWYGPRVTNSSIIVSHRMSRSPAPSVVQP comes from the exons ATGGCCCTGGTCAGCATCAACCAGCTGCCCGAGAGCATCCTGCTGGAGGTGTTCACGCACCTGCCCGCCCGCCAGCTGCTGCTGAACTGCCGCCCCGTCTGCAGCCTCTGGCGTGACCTCATTGACCTCGTGACCCTCTGGAAGCGCAAATGCCTATGTGAGGGCTTCGTCGCTGAGGACTGGGACCAGCCCGTGGCCGACTGGAAGGTCTTCTACTTTCTGTGCAGCCTCCGCAGGAACCTCCTGCGCAACCCGTGTGCTGAAG ATGATATGACGTCCTGGAAAATTGACTCCAATGGGGGGAACCACTGGAAGGTAGAGAGCCTTCCTGGAGCCCACGGCACAGATTTTCCCGACTCCAAAGTCAAGAAGTACTTTGTCACATCTTACGG CATGTGCCTCAAGTCCCAGCTGATAGACCTTAAAGCTGAGGGCTACTGGGAAGAACTGCTGGACAAGTTCCGGCCAGACATCGTGGTCAAGGACTG GTTCGCCGCCAGAGCAGACTGTGGCTGCACCTACCACATCCGAGTACAGCTGGCCTCCGCTGACTACATCGTCCTGGCCTCCTTCGAGCCCCCGCCTGTGACCATCCCTCAGTGGAACGATGCCAGGTGGACAGAG GTCTCCCACACCTTCTCAGATTACCCTCCAGGTGTCCGCCACATCCTCTTCCAGCACGGGGGCAAGGACACCCAGTACTGGGCAGGCTGGTACGGGCCCCGGGTCACCAACAGCAGCATCATCGTCAGCCACAGGATGAGCAGGAGTCCAGCCCCCTCGGTCGTACAGCCTTAG
- the FBXO6 gene encoding F-box only protein 6 isoform X1 produces the protein MALVSINQLPESILLEVFTHLPARQLLLNCRPVCSLWRDLIDLVTLWKRKCLCEGFVAEDWDQPVADWKVFYFLCSLRRNLLRNPCAEDDMTSWKIDSNGGNHWKVESLPGAHGTDFPDSKVKKYFVTSYGMCLKSQLIDLKAEGYWEELLDKFRPDIVVKDWFAARADCGCTYHIRVQLASADYIVLASFEPPPVTIPQWNDARWTEVRPHVLAPRPPSPAPTPSFSQGRKKGSPQSSAQRSCPLVGRPSFAGPGPTPSLFCAVVILSLLVLVVTSCPLPL, from the exons ATGGCCCTGGTCAGCATCAACCAGCTGCCCGAGAGCATCCTGCTGGAGGTGTTCACGCACCTGCCCGCCCGCCAGCTGCTGCTGAACTGCCGCCCCGTCTGCAGCCTCTGGCGTGACCTCATTGACCTCGTGACCCTCTGGAAGCGCAAATGCCTATGTGAGGGCTTCGTCGCTGAGGACTGGGACCAGCCCGTGGCCGACTGGAAGGTCTTCTACTTTCTGTGCAGCCTCCGCAGGAACCTCCTGCGCAACCCGTGTGCTGAAG ATGATATGACGTCCTGGAAAATTGACTCCAATGGGGGGAACCACTGGAAGGTAGAGAGCCTTCCTGGAGCCCACGGCACAGATTTTCCCGACTCCAAAGTCAAGAAGTACTTTGTCACATCTTACGG CATGTGCCTCAAGTCCCAGCTGATAGACCTTAAAGCTGAGGGCTACTGGGAAGAACTGCTGGACAAGTTCCGGCCAGACATCGTGGTCAAGGACTG GTTCGCCGCCAGAGCAGACTGTGGCTGCACCTACCACATCCGAGTACAGCTGGCCTCCGCTGACTACATCGTCCTGGCCTCCTTCGAGCCCCCGCCTGTGACCATCCCTCAGTGGAACGATGCCAGGTGGACAGAGGTGAGGCCTCATGTGCTGGCCCCTCGccccccctctcctgcccccacccccagcttctctCAAGGCAGGAAAAAGGGCAGCCCCCAGTCCTCTGCCCAGAGGTCCTGCCCTCTGGTCGGGAGGCCCTCCTTTGCAGGACCtggccccaccccttccctcttctGTGCAGTGGTCATCCTGTCTCTTCTGGTCCTGGTGGTcacttcctgtcccctccccctctaG
- the MAD2L2 gene encoding mitotic spindle assembly checkpoint protein MAD2B: MTTITRQDLNFGQVVADVLCEFLEVAVHLILYVREVYPVGIFQKRKKYNVPVQMSCHPELNQYIQDTLHCVKPLLEKNDVEKVVVVILDKEHRPVEKFVFEITQPPLLSISSDSLLSHVEQLLRAFILKISVCDAVLDHNPPGCTFTVLVHTREAATRNMEKIQVIKDFPWILADEQDVHMHDPRLIPLKTMTSDILKMQLYVEERAHKSS, encoded by the exons ATGACCACGATCACGAGACAGGACCTCAACTTTGGTCAAG TGGTGGCTGACGTGCTTTGCGAGTTCCTGGAGGTGGCCGTGCACCTGATCCTCTACGTGCGTGAGGTCTACCCGGTGGGCATCTTCCAGAAACGTAAGAAGTACAACGTGCCCGTCCAG ATGTCCTGTCACCCGGAGCTGAACCAGTATATCCAGGACACACTGCACTGCGTCAAGCCGCTCCTGGAGAAG AATGATGTGGAgaaagtggtggtggtgattttgGACAAAGAGCACCGCCCAGTGGAGAAATTCGTCTTTGAAATCACCCAGCCTCCGCTGCTGTCCATCAG ctCCGACTCCCTGCTGTCTCACGTGGAGCAGCTGCTCCGAGCCTTCATCCTGAAGATCAGTGTGTGCGATGCTGTCCTGGACCACAACCCCCCAG GCTGTACCTTCACAGTCTTAGTGCACACGAGAGAGGCTGCCACTCGCAACATGGAGAAGATCCAGGTCATCAAG GACTTCCCCTGGATCCTGGCAGACGAGCAGGATGTCCACATGCACGACCCCCGACTGATACCCCTAAAAACCATGACGTCAGACATCTTAAAG ATGCAGCTGTACGTGGAAGAGCGAGCTCATAAAAGCAGCTGA